CCGTGAGCTCGCCGGTGCGGGTGCGGAACAGCTCCCCGGTGACGCCGATGAAATCGCCCACGTCCAGGTCCACGAAGGTCGCGTAGAGGTCGGCCAGCACGTCGGCGCGCGCGTAGAGCTGGATCTGCCCCGACTGGTCGCGGAGGACCGCGAAGCAGCTCTTGCCGTGATGGCGCATCGCCATGACCCGGCCGGCCAGCGACACCGTGCCCGCGCTCTGCAGCTCCGCCTCGGCCGCCTCCTGGAACCGCCCCTGCAGCGTCCCGGCCCAGTGGGTCACCGGAAAGCGAGCGCCGAACGGATTGACGCCGCGGGCCTGCCAGGCCGCGAGCTTCTCGCGCCGCCGCCGCATCTGCTCGTTGGCGTCGGCGGGCTGGCCGGGGGGCGATGTCGTCATCTCACGCCTGGGAGCCGGGCCGCGCCGCGGTCAGGAAGGCGCGGATGAAGGGGTCGAGCCCTCCGTCCATCACCGCTTCGACGTTGCCGACCTCGATGCCAGTGCGGTGGTCCTTGATGATCTGGTAGGGCGCGAACGTGTAGGTGCGGATCTGGCTGCCGAAGGCGATCTCCTTCTTCTCGCCGGTCAGGTCGGCTAGCTCCTGCTTCTGCTTCTGCTCGTAGATCTGGAAGAGCCGCGCCTTGAGGATGCGCATCGCAGTGTCGCGGTTGCGAAGCTGCGAGCGCTCGTTCTGACAGGCCACCACGAGGCCGCTCGGCAGGTGGGTGATGCGGACCGCCGAGTCCGCGGTGTTGACGCCCTGCCCGCCCGGCCCCGAGGAGCGATAGACGTCGATCCGGAGGTCCTCGTCGCGCACGACCACCTCGACGTCCTCCACCTCGGGAATCACCGCCACCGAGGCGAACGAGGTGTGGCGACGGCGCGAGGCATCGAAGGGGGAGATGCGGATCAGCCGGTGAACGCCGGTCTCGCCCTTGAGGTGTCCGTAGGCGTACTCGCCGCTCATCTCGATCGTGGCCGACTTGATGCCGGCCTCTTCCCCGGCGAGCAGATCGACCACCTCGGCCTTGAAGCCTGCCCGCTCCGCCCATCGCAGGTACATGCGCATGAGCATCTGCGCCCAGTCCTGCGATTCGGTGCCGCCGGCCCCGGGGTGGATGGAAAGAATCGCGTTCTTTCGGTCCTCTGGCCTCGAGAGGGTGATCTTCATCTCGAAGGCCTCGACCTCATCATTGAGGCTCCGGAGGCTCTGCTGGATCTCGGCGGTCATGCTCTCGTCCGAGGCCTCGGTCGCCATCTCCCAGAGTAGCCGGGTCTCCTCGGCGCGGCCGGCCAGATCCTTGAATGTGCCGACGGTGCGGGCCAGCTCGGCGCGCTCCTGAACGAGGGCCTGCGCCTTGCGGGTGTCCTCCCAGAAGGAAGGCGAGGACATCTCGGCGTCGATCAGAGCGAGGCGGGTCTCCTTGGCCGGGACGTCAAAGATGCCCTCGGAGGTCGTCGAGCCGCTTGTCCAGCTCCGCCACGTCGCGCTTCAGCTCGCCTAGCACGACGCGGGAGACCTCCGGTAGTAGGCGACGCCGGCTGCGGCCCCGCCGAGCGCGGCACTGAGGTATACCAGCCAGTCGCCGAGCCGCGTGTAGAGCGTGCTGCGGGTACGCAGCGGGATCCGCCGGGCGAGCACGCCGCGCTCCAGTAGCGGGAGCATGGGCTCGATCCGCCCGGTCGGCGCCACGAAAGCCGAGACGCCGGTGTTGGCGGCCCGCGCGATGGCAACGCGATGCTCGACCGCGCGCAGCGGCAGCGTCCCCAGATGCTGCCAGGGGCCGCTCGTCTCGCCGAACCACGCGTCGTTGGTGATGTTGGCCATGAAGCTCGCTCCGCGGACCACGAATCCCCGGAACAGCTCCGGGAAGATGACCTCGTAACAGATCACGGTTCCGAAGGGCGCGCCCGGCAGCGGAAAGACGGTCTCGACCTCGCCCACGCCGAACTCCGAGATGAACTCGGCCCAGCCCTTGACGAATCCGAGCAGACCCGCGAGCGGGACGTACTCGCCGAACGGAACGAGATGAATCTTATCATACTTGCCCGTAATCCCTTGTCCGCTCAGGAGAAATGCGCTGTTCAGGAACTGCCCGCCGGGGCCGTCGCGCCGGTCGAGCGAGCCCACCAGGATGGGCACGCCGATGGCAGCCGACAATCGGGTGAGCCGCTCGAGCAGCGCCGGGTCGCCGCGCAGGAAAATCGTCGTGGCGGTCTCCGGCCAGAGCACGACGGCGGGCTTGCTCCGCGCGGCCTCGCGGGTCAGGGCCTCGTAGATGTCGAGGACCTGCGCGTGACGCGTCGGATCCCACTTGATGGTCTGCTCGATCGAGGGCTGGATCACCGCTACCGGCACCGACGCGGAGCCCGCGGTCGTCGCGTCCGGCTGCACCGCGAGCGTCCGCACGCCGAAGCCGCAGGAGGCCACCAGCAGCACGGTGGCCGCCGCGACGCCCGGCCACGCCCGCGCCGGACCCAGCGCGAGCAGCGCGGTCAACGCCGCGTTGATCGCGACGATCAGGAGCGACACCGCGTACACGCCACCCAGCTCCGCGATCTGGATCACGGCCAGCTGAGCGGATTGCGAGTAGCCCAGCAGCCCCCACGGGAACCCGCCCATCAGGTGACCGCGTACCCACTCCCCCGCGATCCAGAGACACGGGGCGAGCGCCAGCGCCCACCCGGCGCCGAGCCCTCGCCGAATCCACGCGACGCCGGCGGCCACCAGGCCCGTGTAGAGACCGCAGTACGCGGCCAGCAAGGCGATGGGCAGCCACGTCACCGGCCACGGGATCGCGCTGTAGTGGAGGAACGTGTAGTCGAGCCAGCGCAGGAGCACGACGTAGAAAACGGTGCCCGCGATCCAGCCGTCGAGCAGCGCGGGTCGCGGAGCCCGGGTCGCCCCCGAATACAGCGAGGGCACCAGCCACACCCACGCGAGCGCGGCCCAGCCCGGCTTCGGGAAGGCCAGCGCGCCGAGCACGCCGGAGGCGGCGAGGAGGAGAACGGAGACGGCGGTCCGGCCCCGGCTCGCGCCCGGGTCACGCTCCATGAGCGAGCCGCTCGGCCAGCTTTCGCGGCAGCCCCGCCGCGAGGATCTTGCCGGCGGCGGCCACGTGGTCATACGGCACGCGGCGGATCGTCACGGTGCGCGCCTCGCGGTCCCAGAGCGCGTAGCTGGCGCGCGGGTCGCGGTCTCGCGGCTGGCCCACGCTGCCCACGTTGATCAGATAGCGGCGGCCGTCGTCGAGCCGCACCTGCGCCACCGGCGTGTCGAGGCGCCCGACGTGATCCGGGCCCCCGCTGCCCACCGACCAGAAGCCGGGCACGTGCGAATGTCCCACGAAGCAGAGCCGCGTCGCGAAGTCGCCGAACACGCCGAGGCCGTCCTCCTCCGAGAGCAGGTAGTCCCACTCCTCGGGGCTGCGCGGGCTCGCGTGCACGAGGGTGGCCTCCTCGTGGGACCGCATCAAGGGCAGGCCGCCGAGAAAGTCCCGGTGTCCCGGGTCGAGCTGGCCGCCCGTCCAGAGCGCGGCCGCGCGCGCCCACGGATTGAACCAGCGCAGGTCCAGCAACCCGAGCGCGCCGTGCTCGTGGTTGCCCGCGACCATCGCGGTCGCCCGCTCACCCACTCGCTCCACGCAGGCCACCGGATCGGCGCCGTAGCCGACCAGGTCGCCCAGGCAGAGGATCGCGTGCGCGCCCTCCGAGGCCGCGTCCGCGAGCACCGCGGTGAGCGCTTCCAGGTTGGCGTGAACGTCAGAGATGACCGCGTAGCGGATGGCGGGTCCCGATCAGGACGCGGGAGCCTGCTCTTTGTGGATGCGGTCGAGGATCCCGTTGATGAAGCGACTCGACTCGTGCGTGCTGAACTTCTTCGCGACCTCCAGCGCCTCGTTGATCGCGACCTTGGGCGGGACGCCGCTCGTCCACCGCAGCTCGAAGATGCCCTGACGAAGGATGTTGCGGTCCACCACCGCCATGCGGTCCAGCTCCCAGTTCTCCGCGTAGCGGGCGATGAGCTCGTCGATCTCCGCCTCGTGCGTCTTGGTTCCGCGCACGAGCGACTCCGCGAACTCTCGCGCCTCCGGATCCACCGGGTGGCGGAGCCAGAAGTCGTCGAGATGCGGCTGGGGATTGCCCTCGCCCTGCACGTCGAGCTGGTAGAGGAGCTGCAGGGCGAGCTCGCGGGCCTTCCGGCGGCGGCCCATCAGTGGGCGCTCCCTCGGCGGGCCCGCGCGGTCGGGCGCCGGGCCGAGCGCCCGCGGAGCCACCCCGCCATCTCCAGCGCGGCCAGCGCCGCCTCCTCGCCGCGATTGCCGACCGCGCCGCCGGCCCGCTCCCAAGCCTGCTCCTCGGTCAGCGCGGTGATTACCCCGAAGGTCACCGGCAGCCCGGTGTCGAGCCCGGCGCGAAGGATGCCGTGCGCGGCCACGCTGCACACGTAGTCGAAGTGCGGCGTCGCGCCCTTGATGACCACGCCCACGCACACCACACCCGCGAACCGGCGGCTCCGGGCCAGGGCGAGCGCCGCGAGGGGCAGCTCGAAGGAGCCGGGTACCCAGTGCACCTCCGCCGCCTCGCCGGTCACGCCGTGAGCGGCCAGGGCGCCGAGGGCGCCGTCGAGCAGCTTCTTGGAGATCGGCTCGTTGAAGCGCGCGGCGACCACCGCGAAGCGCTGCCCGCGGGCGGCGGGGGCGACTCGGCGCTTCGGAGCGATGCCGGCCATGGCGCTAGTCCGGGAAGGACGAGAAGAGGTGGCCGAGCTTCTCGCGCTTGGTGCGGAGGTAGCTCCGGTTGGCCTCGGTGGCCGGGACCTCGAGCGGCAGCCGCTCCACCACCCGGAGGCCGTAGCCTTCGATGCCGACGATCTTCTTCGGGTTGTTCGTGAGAATCTTGAGATTGCGCACCCCGAGATCCACCAGGATCTGCGCGCCGATGCCGTAGTGGCGCAGGTCGGCCCGGAAGCCCAGCGCGTGATTGGCCTCGACGGTGTCCTTGCCCTGGTCTTGCAG
This genomic interval from Candidatus Methylomirabilota bacterium contains the following:
- the prfB gene encoding peptide chain release factor 2 (programmed frameshift), which produces MLGELKRDVAELDKRLDDLRGHFDVPAKETRLALIDAEMSSPSFWEDTRKAQALVQERAELARTVGTFKDLAGRAEETRLLWEMATEASDESMTAEIQQSLRSLNDEVEAFEMKITLSRPEDRKNAILSIHPGAGGTESQDWAQMLMRMYLRWAERAGFKAEVVDLLAGEEAGIKSATIEMSGEYAYGHLKGETGVHRLIRISPFDASRRRHTSFASVAVIPEVEDVEVVVRDEDLRIDVYRSSGPGGQGVNTADSAVRITHLPSGLVVACQNERSQLRNRDTAMRILKARLFQIYEQKQKQELADLTGEKKEIAFGSQIRTYTFAPYQIIKDHRTGIEVGNVEAVMDGGLDPFIRAFLTAARPGSQA
- the lnt gene encoding apolipoprotein N-acyltransferase; the encoded protein is MERDPGASRGRTAVSVLLLAASGVLGALAFPKPGWAALAWVWLVPSLYSGATRAPRPALLDGWIAGTVFYVVLLRWLDYTFLHYSAIPWPVTWLPIALLAAYCGLYTGLVAAGVAWIRRGLGAGWALALAPCLWIAGEWVRGHLMGGFPWGLLGYSQSAQLAVIQIAELGGVYAVSLLIVAINAALTALLALGPARAWPGVAAATVLLVASCGFGVRTLAVQPDATTAGSASVPVAVIQPSIEQTIKWDPTRHAQVLDIYEALTREAARSKPAVVLWPETATTIFLRGDPALLERLTRLSAAIGVPILVGSLDRRDGPGGQFLNSAFLLSGQGITGKYDKIHLVPFGEYVPLAGLLGFVKGWAEFISEFGVGEVETVFPLPGAPFGTVICYEVIFPELFRGFVVRGASFMANITNDAWFGETSGPWQHLGTLPLRAVEHRVAIARAANTGVSAFVAPTGRIEPMLPLLERGVLARRIPLRTRSTLYTRLGDWLVYLSAALGGAAAGVAYYRRSPASC
- a CDS encoding metallophosphoesterase family protein, which gives rise to MRYAVISDVHANLEALTAVLADAASEGAHAILCLGDLVGYGADPVACVERVGERATAMVAGNHEHGALGLLDLRWFNPWARAAALWTGGQLDPGHRDFLGGLPLMRSHEEATLVHASPRSPEEWDYLLSEEDGLGVFGDFATRLCFVGHSHVPGFWSVGSGGPDHVGRLDTPVAQVRLDDGRRYLINVGSVGQPRDRDPRASYALWDREARTVTIRRVPYDHVAAAGKILAAGLPRKLAERLAHGA
- the nusB gene encoding transcription antitermination factor NusB, producing MGRRRKARELALQLLYQLDVQGEGNPQPHLDDFWLRHPVDPEAREFAESLVRGTKTHEAEIDELIARYAENWELDRMAVVDRNILRQGIFELRWTSGVPPKVAINEALEVAKKFSTHESSRFINGILDRIHKEQAPAS
- the ribH gene encoding 6,7-dimethyl-8-ribityllumazine synthase; the protein is MAGIAPKRRVAPAARGQRFAVVAARFNEPISKKLLDGALGALAAHGVTGEAAEVHWVPGSFELPLAALALARSRRFAGVVCVGVVIKGATPHFDYVCSVAAHGILRAGLDTGLPVTFGVITALTEEQAWERAGGAVGNRGEEAALAALEMAGWLRGRSARRPTARARRGSAH